The nucleotide sequence GAAACGGTTTACGACTACGCCTGCGAGGCAGGGGCGCTGACGTTGACCGTCACCTCGGGCGGGGCCACCGCGGTGCGGGAGACGCTGCTCGCCCCCGTCGCAGGTTTCACGGCGAGTCTACAGCACCTGTCCGACGGTACGCCGGTCGTTCGCATCGAAATCCAGGTCGAGGTGCCCACGCTTACCGGAACGACCGTCTGGAGCGTGGCCCAGGAGGGGGTTCCGCGCAACGGAGTTTGGTGACCGTGGCGTAAACTTGCCGGTGGGCCTCGTGATCCCGTTCGTGGCCGTGCTGGGGATGGCGGTCGGTAGCTTCGTGAGCGCTGCCGTTTACAGGTTGGCTCGAGGCATCACGGTGGTGCGGGGCCGTTCGCGGTGCCCCCACTGCCAGCACGTTTTGGGTGCCGCGGACCTCGTTCCCCTGGTGAGCTACGTGTGGAGCCGGGGGAGATGCCGCTACTGCGGCGTCCGGATCTCGCCCATGTACCCGCTGCTCGAGGTAACATGTGCGTCAGGCTTCGTGTTGCTGTGGCTGGCCAGCGCCACTCCCGCCATGTGGGTGGTGCGCGCCACGCTCTTCTCGCTCCTCGTTGCGCTCGTGCTGACGGATCTCCAGGCGGGCACGCTGCCCGACGCGCTCACGGTGACGGGGCTCATGCTGGCGACAGGATTCGCCGCCGCCGGTTGGTCAGTTGGGCTGAACCAGGCTCTCGTCGGCGCCGCTGTGGGAGCGGCCACGATTCTGGTCATCGTATGGGCCAGCCGGGGCGGGATGGGCATCGGGGACGCCAAGATGCTCGCCATGATCGGGGCGTTCTTGGGGCCGTGGGGGGCGCTGGGAACGCTTGTTTGGGGCAGCTTCCTCGGGAGCGTGGTCGGGGCGGGGCTGCTGCTGACCGGACGGGCGACCCGCAAGACCAAGCTACCGTTCGGGCCGTTCCTGGCGGCCGGGGCCTTGCTGGCCCAGTGGACGGTGCCCCTCTGGCTGCGGTTCGTTGGACTGGGAGCTCCCCCTGGCTCATGACTTCGCGCTGAGCGTGCGCTCTCGGCGTCGGGCGGGGCAGGTACCAGGCTGCCCGCCGTATTGGAAGCCTCCGGGGAGGAACCGGCGCTACGGGCCGGCGAAAGGCACGCTTCTTTTCGAAGCGCCTGGCAGCCGAGGTTGGATCAGCCGCCGCGGTCGAACCGCCACAGGCCGGCGGCCCGGGCGGCGGCGAGCGCGGCCTCGTACTCGGCGCGCGTGATGCGGCGGGCGAGTTCGGGGAAGGCGCGAGGCTCGGCCAGCACGCGACCGGCCGGGTGATACTGGGCCATCAGGTTGACGTACGTGTCCGGCGACAGCTCCCGGGCCACCCACTGCATGATCTCGGCCGTTCCCGCGAGGCCGCCCGGCATGACCAGGTGGCGCAGCAGCACGCCGCGGCGGGCGAGCCCGTGCTCGTCGATGACGAGCGGGCCTACCTGGCGGTGCATCTCCTTGACGGTCCGGCGGGCTACCTCGGGGTAGTCGGGCGCCTTGAGCAGGCGGCGGGAGACGTCCGGATCCCACACCTTGAAGTCCGGCATGTAGATGTCGACCACGCCGTCGAGCAGGGCCAGGCTCTCCATGGAGTCGTAGGCCGAGGTGTTGTACACGAGCGGCAGGCGGAGGCCGCCGCGCACCGCGATGACCAGCGCTTCGAGCACCTGGGGGACGACGTGCTCCGGGGTGACGAGGTTGATGTTGTGGCAGCCGGCGGCTTGCAGGCGCAGCATGAGGGCGGCGAGCTCTTCGGCGGTGAGTTCCGCGCCATCGCCTGCCTGGCTGATGTCGAAGTTCTGGCAGAAGACGCAGCGCAGGTTGCACCACGAGAAGAAGATCGTGCCGGAGCCACGCCGGCCCCGCAGGCATGCTTCTTCCCCGTGGTGCGTAAAGGCGGAGGCGACCCGAGCCAGGCGCCCGGTGCGGCAGGCACGGCGCTGGTCGACCAGGCGGTCGGCGCCGCAGTTGCGGGGGCACAGACGGCAGGAGGCCAGCGCGGCGACCGCGCGCCCGGCCCGGCGCTCGAGTTCGCCGGACTCGTAGAGCGCCAGGTATGCCGGGTACGAGCTCGGGGTCGCCGTGGTCATCCGCCCGGCCCCTCCTCCGGGGGAACGTCTTCACCGCGATCATACCGGCACGCGGCACCGATGAGCCTAACGCCGGGGCCCGAGGTTATCCTCCCGGCCGGAACGCCGGGTGGCGAACGGCGTGAGTCCGTGCGGGCGCCGGGGCCGTTCGTCGTGAGCGAATCCCGCGTGGCGACATCCCGGTCGAGGAAACGCCGGCCGCGGCAGCCTGTTACGCGAGTGACGCAGTGCGGACGGCATGAACGAGCTTACGCGGGCCCATGCCGGTGCCAAACGGGGTGTACACCGCCTTGCCGGGGCTACGTCATTGAGTTACGATTCTCCCGCACCTCGAGGCGAGGGCGGTGATCCCTCATGGTTGAGCAGCCGCCGGGCGTGCCGGCCGAGGCGCTCGAGCGCTTCTCGGTAGCCGCGCGGAAGGTCGTGCGGCAGGCCACGGAGGAGGCCCGGTTACGTAACCAGCCGGTGGGCCCGTACCACCTGCTCGTGGCCGCGCTCCTCTCCGAGGAGCTCGCGCCGAAACTGGTCGGCAACCCAACGTGGATGCTCCATCAGGTCATGGCCCTGCTCCCGCCGAAGCCGCCCGAGTCCGAAGCGCCGGCCGAGCCGCCGGCGCTTTCCGACGAGGCGAAGGAGATCCTGCTCTCCTCCGTGAAGCGGGCCCGGCTGCATGGCTACCCCTTCGTGCTCGTCGAGCACCTGCTCGTGGCCATCGTGGACCGCCTCTCGTCGGGCCCGGATGCCCCGCTCGTGCAGCGCACCGGTCTCGCCGTCGAGGCCGCCATGGCCCAGGGACATTTCACCTCGAAGGCCCGGGAGGCGGTGCGGGTGGCTATGGAAGAGGCCCGCCAGCGCAGCCAGCCCGTTGGCGCTCCACACT is from Limnochorda sp. L945t and encodes:
- a CDS encoding radical SAM protein, encoding MTTATPSSYPAYLALYESGELERRAGRAVAALASCRLCPRNCGADRLVDQRRACRTGRLARVASAFTHHGEEACLRGRRGSGTIFFSWCNLRCVFCQNFDISQAGDGAELTAEELAALMLRLQAAGCHNINLVTPEHVVPQVLEALVIAVRGGLRLPLVYNTSAYDSMESLALLDGVVDIYMPDFKVWDPDVSRRLLKAPDYPEVARRTVKEMHRQVGPLVIDEHGLARRGVLLRHLVMPGGLAGTAEIMQWVARELSPDTYVNLMAQYHPAGRVLAEPRAFPELARRITRAEYEAALAAARAAGLWRFDRGG
- a CDS encoding prepilin peptidase, with product MGLVIPFVAVLGMAVGSFVSAAVYRLARGITVVRGRSRCPHCQHVLGAADLVPLVSYVWSRGRCRYCGVRISPMYPLLEVTCASGFVLLWLASATPAMWVVRATLFSLLVALVLTDLQAGTLPDALTVTGLMLATGFAAAGWSVGLNQALVGAAVGAATILVIVWASRGGMGIGDAKMLAMIGAFLGPWGALGTLVWGSFLGSVVGAGLLLTGRATRKTKLPFGPFLAAGALLAQWTVPLWLRFVGLGAPPGS